In Trichocoleus desertorum NBK24, the following are encoded in one genomic region:
- the purB gene encoding adenylosuccinate lyase → MYSATRALIERYTLPEMGELWTEAYKLKTWLQVEIAVCEAQAELGYIPAEAVEEIKAKANFDPKRVLEIEAEVRHDVIAFLTNVNEYVGDAGRYIHLGLTSSDVLDTALALQLVASLDVLLGQLEALIQAIRYQAQQHRDTVMIGRSHGIHAEPITFGFKLAGWLAEVLRNRDRLVRLRDDIAVGKISGAVGTYANIDPQVEALACQKLGLKPDTASTQVVSRDLHADFMQTLALLTASIERFAVEIRNLQRTDVLEVEEFFAKGQKGSSAMPHKRNPIRSERLTGIARLIRGYAVAAIENVALWHERDISHSSVERVVFPDGCTLTHFMLVEITELVKNLQVYPENMQRNMNLYGGVVFSQRVLLTLVEKGMGREEAYATVQSCAHTAWNKADGNFHDLIAKDPRVTERLSPEEIEECFNPQHHLRHLDHVYQRLGI, encoded by the coding sequence TTGTATTCTGCGACACGGGCTTTGATTGAGCGTTATACCCTGCCTGAGATGGGCGAACTCTGGACGGAGGCTTACAAACTCAAAACTTGGCTACAGGTAGAGATAGCAGTTTGTGAAGCCCAAGCCGAACTTGGATATATTCCGGCTGAAGCAGTTGAAGAAATTAAAGCAAAAGCGAACTTTGACCCCAAGCGGGTGTTAGAAATTGAAGCCGAAGTTCGTCACGATGTCATTGCCTTTCTGACCAACGTGAATGAATACGTCGGCGATGCAGGCCGCTACATTCACTTGGGCTTGACAAGCTCCGATGTGCTCGATACCGCGCTGGCACTACAACTGGTTGCCAGCTTGGATGTGCTGTTAGGTCAGCTCGAAGCCCTGATTCAAGCGATTCGTTACCAAGCTCAGCAGCATCGTGATACCGTCATGATCGGGCGATCGCATGGCATTCACGCCGAACCGATTACCTTTGGCTTCAAGCTGGCGGGTTGGTTGGCAGAAGTGTTGCGGAATCGCGATCGCTTGGTGCGCCTGCGGGATGACATCGCAGTGGGCAAGATTTCTGGTGCTGTGGGCACCTACGCCAACATTGACCCGCAAGTAGAAGCATTGGCTTGCCAGAAGCTAGGGCTGAAACCAGACACCGCTTCAACTCAAGTTGTTTCCCGCGATCTGCATGCCGATTTCATGCAAACCTTGGCGCTGTTGACCGCTTCCATTGAGCGGTTTGCTGTGGAGATTCGCAACTTACAGCGAACCGATGTTTTGGAAGTGGAAGAATTTTTCGCCAAAGGCCAAAAAGGTTCTTCTGCGATGCCCCACAAACGTAATCCGATTCGCTCGGAGCGCTTGACTGGGATTGCGCGCCTCATTCGGGGTTATGCAGTGGCGGCGATCGAAAACGTAGCTTTGTGGCATGAACGGGATATTTCCCACAGTTCTGTGGAACGAGTGGTCTTTCCAGACGGCTGCACCTTAACTCACTTTATGTTGGTGGAAATCACTGAGCTAGTGAAGAACTTGCAGGTTTACCCCGAAAACATGCAACGCAACATGAACCTCTATGGTGGGGTTGTGTTCAGTCAGCGAGTCCTCCTGACGCTAGTAGAGAAGGGAATGGGCCGAGAGGAAGCCTATGCCACAGTGCAATCTTGTGCTCACACGGCATGGAACAAAGCTGATGGCAACTTCCACGATTTGATTGCGAAAGATCCACGAGTGACAGAGCGATTGTCGCCAGAGGAAATTGAAGAATGCTTCAATCCTCAACACCACTTGCGCCACTTGGATCACGTCTATCAGCGCTTGGGTATCTAA
- a CDS encoding IS630 family transposase gives MLSQYADPGQEGKRPIRYFAQDESRFGLHTLIGRLITACGVKPIGQWQWLFKAFWLYGAVEPATGESFFLQFSHVDTECYQRFLDEFSQAYPDSLNIVQVDNGRFHKGQGLVVPENIILLFQPPYCPELNPVERLWEHLKADLKWASFKTLAQLQTKVDQLLAELRPEVIASITGYPFILEALSALNAV, from the coding sequence CTGCTGAGTCAGTACGCTGACCCAGGGCAGGAGGGCAAGCGCCCGATTCGCTACTTTGCTCAAGATGAGAGCCGCTTTGGACTGCACACGCTCATTGGACGCTTGATTACAGCTTGTGGAGTCAAGCCGATTGGACAGTGGCAGTGGTTGTTCAAAGCCTTCTGGCTCTATGGAGCGGTCGAACCTGCAACCGGAGAATCCTTTTTTCTGCAATTTTCCCATGTCGATACCGAGTGCTATCAGCGCTTCTTGGATGAGTTTTCTCAGGCTTATCCCGATAGCCTCAATATTGTTCAAGTCGATAACGGACGGTTCCACAAGGGCCAGGGTCTAGTGGTGCCAGAGAACATCATTCTGTTGTTTCAACCGCCTTACTGTCCAGAGCTAAATCCGGTGGAGCGATTGTGGGAACATCTCAAGGCAGATCTCAAATGGGCCTCGTTCAAGACGTTGGCTCAACTCCAAACCAAAGTCGATCAACTCTTGGCTGAGTTAAGGCCTGAAGTGATTGCTTCCATCACAGGTTATCCCTTTATCTTGGAGGCTCTATCTGCCTTGAACGCTGTTTAA
- a CDS encoding helix-turn-helix domain-containing protein produces MAGVTSIDVKESLDELVEQLRQAATPTAKERLQVLYWLKQEQAPSISTIAQAVGKHRNTVQTWLSMYREGGLAAMLDVKKSSGRARVIPQWAEAALAKRLQEPNHGFQSYGAVQQWLAQTLGIEAQYHAVYQMTRYRLQAKLKVARPQNCRQDPQQREAFKQTLQTTSAC; encoded by the coding sequence ATGGCTGGTGTCACCTCAATCGACGTGAAGGAAAGTTTGGATGAGCTCGTAGAACAGTTGCGCCAAGCGGCGACGCCAACTGCCAAAGAACGCTTGCAAGTGCTCTACTGGCTCAAACAAGAGCAGGCACCGAGTATCAGCACGATCGCTCAAGCGGTGGGAAAGCATCGAAATACGGTACAAACCTGGTTATCGATGTACCGAGAAGGGGGACTCGCAGCGATGCTGGACGTGAAGAAATCATCTGGAAGGGCGCGGGTGATTCCGCAATGGGCGGAAGCGGCCCTAGCCAAACGCCTACAAGAACCTAATCATGGATTTCAAAGTTACGGAGCAGTGCAGCAGTGGTTGGCTCAGACGCTGGGGATAGAGGCGCAGTATCACGCGGTCTATCAAATGACTCGCTATCGACTTCAAGCCAAACTGAAAGTGGCCCGTCCTCAAAATTGTCGGCAAGACCCTCAGCAGCGAGAGGCGTTTAAGCAAACCTTGCAGACGACCTCAGCCTGCTGA
- a CDS encoding helix-turn-helix domain-containing protein has translation MNATTFSQQVAAMSNRLSDLYQGIGTSSTLSPALLPSALKELGIASERLQVAANLLNQQTQQLLLANQSAATERQRYQELLDFIPDACLITDAAGVVQQANQAATKLLNLPPAALTGRLLTAFVSPEARPQFQTELQRLQQRSWKHEWRVQLQPYQGVAFNASILVEVSHQDSSQAPTLRWLVRYLSDHQSDQCPNLSYPLRTYHKGETIPLSLQEIWQVRSGLVKLTTFSQTGQEILVGIAGASAPFGPSLTALTLYEATALADTQLWCIPLTDLTTSLELQQRLLPQISQRLKQTELLLTVYGQLRVSDRLYTLLQLLKQEVGQPAEGGTRLSVRLTHEDLAIACGTTRVTITRLLRQFQQQKKLKVDAQHHLVLPEDNNGSSPTVSLSKAVSTPERGLLVTQGASL, from the coding sequence ATGAACGCAACCACCTTTTCTCAACAGGTCGCAGCGATGTCCAATCGCTTAAGCGATTTGTATCAAGGTATCGGCACCTCTTCTACCTTATCGCCCGCTCTGTTGCCCTCCGCTCTGAAAGAACTAGGCATTGCCTCTGAGCGACTTCAGGTAGCAGCCAATTTACTGAATCAGCAGACTCAGCAATTGTTGTTGGCGAACCAGAGCGCTGCAACCGAACGCCAACGCTATCAGGAATTGTTGGACTTCATCCCTGATGCCTGTTTGATCACAGATGCCGCTGGGGTGGTGCAGCAAGCCAACCAAGCGGCCACCAAATTGTTGAACTTGCCACCTGCTGCTCTCACAGGTCGTTTGCTCACGGCCTTTGTGTCTCCAGAAGCGCGGCCACAGTTCCAAACTGAGCTACAGCGGCTCCAGCAAAGATCTTGGAAGCATGAGTGGCGGGTGCAATTGCAGCCGTATCAAGGGGTTGCTTTTAATGCCAGCATTTTGGTTGAAGTGAGCCATCAGGACTCTAGCCAAGCACCCACGCTGCGTTGGCTAGTGCGCTACCTCAGCGATCATCAGTCTGACCAATGCCCCAATCTGAGCTATCCGTTGCGGACTTATCACAAGGGAGAAACAATTCCTTTAAGCCTGCAAGAAATTTGGCAAGTGCGCTCAGGCTTGGTGAAGTTGACCACTTTTTCGCAGACAGGCCAAGAAATATTGGTTGGTATAGCTGGGGCTTCAGCGCCTTTTGGCCCTAGCCTCACTGCGCTTACGCTCTACGAAGCGACTGCCTTGGCCGATACTCAGCTATGGTGTATTCCCCTAACCGATCTCACAACTTCCTTGGAGCTACAGCAACGACTTTTGCCGCAAATCAGTCAACGGCTCAAGCAAACTGAGCTGCTGCTAACGGTTTACGGGCAACTCCGAGTCAGCGATCGCCTATACACTTTGTTGCAGTTGTTAAAGCAGGAAGTGGGACAGCCTGCTGAGGGAGGCACGCGATTGAGTGTGCGTCTGACCCATGAAGACTTGGCGATCGCCTGTGGCACCACTAGAGTGACCATTACTCGCTTGCTCAGACAATTTCAGCAGCAAAAGAAGCTAAAAGTAGATGCCCAGCACCATCTAGTTTTACCGGAGGACAACAATGGTTCTTCCCCAACCGTTTCGCTTAGCAAAGCTGTATCTACCCCAGAGAGAGGTTTGCTCGTTACTCAAGGAGCCTCACTGTGA
- a CDS encoding response regulator: METIPHPRLMKELQVLVVDNDPDSRHLLSVLFATYGIRTIAAALVCEAIAILQDIKPDLLISELALPGEDGYSLMQQVKALESRHQVQIPAIALTGHGRKDDRVRALAAGFCKHLAKPVDLDELIATVADLTKSPRMVPTT; the protein is encoded by the coding sequence ATGGAGACAATCCCCCATCCAAGGTTGATGAAAGAGTTACAAGTGCTAGTGGTTGATAATGACCCCGATTCTAGACATTTGCTGAGCGTGTTGTTTGCAACCTATGGCATCAGAACGATTGCCGCAGCCTTGGTCTGCGAAGCGATCGCAATTCTGCAAGATATCAAACCGGATCTGCTGATCAGCGAACTGGCTTTACCCGGTGAGGATGGCTATTCCCTGATGCAGCAAGTAAAAGCCCTAGAGAGTAGACACCAAGTTCAAATCCCCGCGATCGCACTGACTGGGCATGGCCGCAAAGACGACCGAGTTCGAGCCTTAGCCGCTGGCTTTTGCAAGCATTTAGCTAAACCTGTTGATCTTGACGAATTAATTGCCACGGTTGCTGACCTGACTAAATCTCCCCGAATGGTGCCTACAACATGA
- a CDS encoding metallophosphoesterase, which produces MRPVVVLLLVVGLASGSYWVANQVKQTQSTQSTQSNRETGTRETGTAPAIAAAGDIACDPKSPNFNAGRGTATACRMQATAQLLLNENLAAVLPLGDLQYEVGSAEAFQKSYAPSWGQLKSITRPVVGNHEYEDPGAASYYRYFGAAAGDPQRGYYSYDIGQWRVIALNSNCSEVGGCGAGSPQERWLKADLAAHPRKCTLAYWHHPRFSSGHHGNNPNTQAFWQTLYDAGVDVVLAGHDHHYERFAPQTPQGKLDPDRGIRQFVVGTGGKNHYELDEIQPNSQVQNAETYGVLKLTLHPNSYDWRFISEAGKSFSDSGNSACH; this is translated from the coding sequence ATGCGTCCAGTTGTAGTGTTGCTTCTAGTTGTGGGATTGGCATCGGGAAGTTATTGGGTTGCCAATCAGGTGAAGCAGACACAATCTACACAATCTACGCAATCTAATAGAGAGACAGGAACTAGAGAGACAGGAACTGCTCCAGCGATCGCGGCAGCGGGGGACATCGCTTGCGATCCCAAAAGTCCTAACTTTAACGCGGGACGAGGAACCGCCACAGCTTGCCGGATGCAGGCAACAGCCCAGCTTTTGCTCAACGAAAATTTAGCCGCTGTTTTGCCCCTCGGTGATTTGCAATACGAGGTAGGCAGTGCCGAAGCCTTTCAAAAATCCTATGCTCCTAGCTGGGGTCAGCTCAAATCGATTACTCGGCCCGTGGTAGGCAATCACGAATATGAAGATCCGGGTGCTGCCAGTTACTATCGCTACTTTGGGGCAGCCGCAGGCGATCCGCAGCGGGGTTATTACAGTTACGACATTGGACAGTGGCGTGTGATTGCGCTCAACTCCAATTGCTCTGAAGTCGGGGGCTGTGGCGCAGGATCGCCCCAAGAGCGATGGCTCAAAGCAGACTTGGCAGCGCACCCCAGGAAATGCACTTTAGCTTATTGGCATCACCCCCGCTTCTCTTCGGGGCATCATGGCAACAACCCCAACACTCAGGCTTTTTGGCAAACGCTTTACGATGCGGGCGTAGATGTTGTCTTGGCAGGGCATGACCATCACTATGAGCGTTTTGCTCCCCAAACTCCGCAAGGCAAGCTAGACCCCGATCGCGGTATCCGTCAGTTTGTGGTAGGAACCGGGGGTAAAAACCACTATGAGTTGGATGAGATCCAACCGAATAGCCAAGTGCAAAATGCCGAGACCTATGGCGTCTTGAAGCTGACCTTGCACCCAAACAGCTACGATTGGCGCTTTATTTCTGAAGCTGGCAAAAGCTTCTCAGACTCTGGTAACAGCGCTTGTCATTAA
- a CDS encoding SH3 domain-containing protein, producing the protein MSPSPTTPANPTTPTTRGSSPAAAPPSTAQPLKSSPVNNAQDSEPAVRVENCVVTQAIAADPNPPLNIRSGPEVQSDNVVGTLRNGAWVSVVAEKDGWFQIRSTDGNEVEGWVAKNRTESNCNQKTARIALPQSGGTVAIADRFVGTGSHKYVLRANQGQTLTVTNQKDVFPNILTPAGQPLISENYDENRQNWTGELPATGEYTLELDSNFKGYDYAFSAQVK; encoded by the coding sequence GTGAGCCCCAGCCCCACCACCCCCGCAAACCCCACAACCCCTACTACTCGAGGCTCTAGTCCCGCAGCCGCTCCTCCCTCGACGGCGCAACCTCTCAAATCTTCTCCCGTTAACAATGCTCAGGACAGTGAGCCAGCCGTACGGGTGGAAAATTGTGTCGTAACTCAGGCGATCGCGGCTGATCCCAATCCACCTCTCAATATTCGTTCTGGCCCAGAAGTTCAATCTGATAACGTGGTCGGCACCCTGAGGAATGGCGCTTGGGTTTCGGTAGTAGCTGAAAAAGATGGTTGGTTTCAGATCAGATCAACGGATGGCAATGAAGTTGAAGGTTGGGTCGCCAAAAATCGGACTGAGAGCAACTGCAACCAAAAGACAGCCCGGATTGCGCTTCCTCAATCGGGTGGAACGGTAGCGATCGCCGATCGCTTTGTCGGCACTGGTAGCCACAAGTATGTATTGCGGGCGAATCAAGGCCAAACCCTAACCGTTACGAATCAAAAAGATGTCTTCCCTAACATCTTGACTCCTGCAGGCCAGCCTTTGATTTCCGAGAATTATGATGAAAATCGTCAAAACTGGACTGGTGAACTTCCCGCTACCGGAGAGTACACCTTGGAGCTAGACTCAAACTTCAAAGGCTACGATTATGCCTTCTCCGCTCAAGTGAAATAG
- a CDS encoding SH3 domain-containing protein, producing MKLKLPLLVGSGIAAIATVAGLSYVVHQNSIPAENPSANSTGPSVGISERASAKVIQSQSCITLVSDPMPPLNVRSSPVVASGNVVGQLANGTRLSVVLEQDEWFQVKTPIAGWVYKTRTLTSCPTANGVPARGSTSAPASSSQPVDAGPTLLATATEQYQAGNLEVAMALAKAVSKDSLAYAEAQLAIAQWQQDWQQAKTRFQAAQQAFQEQRWQDVLSQVNGFPEIRFWKEKLTPVVKATIEQQGHASGNYDNKTKLITLPDNNRPTTVAGRFASSGVHQYLLSAVQGQTLTIDTGGLGPLPIIMAPNGTLLGETSNRPTRWTGKLPLSGTYKLKLDSRSQPYDYAFSVQLD from the coding sequence ATGAAACTGAAGCTTCCCCTTTTGGTGGGCTCCGGGATAGCGGCGATCGCAACCGTAGCAGGACTCAGTTACGTGGTGCATCAGAACTCGATTCCTGCCGAAAACCCCAGCGCTAATTCTACGGGGCCATCAGTTGGGATATCCGAAAGGGCATCTGCAAAAGTGATTCAGTCGCAAAGTTGCATCACCTTAGTCAGCGATCCGATGCCACCGTTGAATGTGCGCTCTAGCCCAGTTGTCGCCTCAGGCAATGTGGTGGGTCAGCTCGCCAATGGTACCCGCCTCTCTGTGGTGCTAGAACAAGACGAGTGGTTTCAAGTCAAGACTCCGATTGCAGGTTGGGTTTACAAAACTCGGACTCTCACGAGTTGCCCTACAGCTAATGGTGTTCCTGCTCGCGGATCTACCTCGGCTCCTGCTAGCTCTAGTCAGCCTGTAGATGCTGGCCCTACTTTGCTCGCGACCGCCACCGAGCAATACCAAGCAGGTAATTTGGAGGTGGCAATGGCTTTAGCCAAAGCGGTGTCCAAAGATAGCCTTGCCTATGCCGAAGCTCAGCTAGCGATCGCCCAGTGGCAACAAGATTGGCAACAGGCAAAAACTCGCTTTCAAGCCGCGCAACAAGCTTTCCAAGAGCAGCGGTGGCAAGATGTCCTGAGCCAAGTAAATGGGTTTCCGGAGATTCGCTTCTGGAAAGAGAAGTTAACACCAGTGGTAAAGGCCACCATTGAGCAGCAGGGCCACGCGAGTGGAAACTACGACAACAAAACCAAGTTGATTACCCTGCCTGACAATAACCGTCCTACTACGGTGGCTGGCCGCTTTGCTAGTTCGGGAGTCCACCAATACCTGCTGAGCGCAGTTCAAGGGCAAACTCTCACAATTGATACTGGCGGCTTAGGCCCTTTACCCATCATCATGGCCCCAAACGGTACCTTGCTGGGTGAGACAAGCAATCGGCCCACACGCTGGACAGGCAAACTACCGCTCAGTGGCACCTACAAGCTCAAGCTCGATTCTCGATCGCAACCTTATGATTATGCTTTTTCGGTCCAACTTGACTGA
- the rsmA gene encoding 16S rRNA (adenine(1518)-N(6)/adenine(1519)-N(6))-dimethyltransferase RsmA, whose product MAPPTRKQFGQHWLRSEKALNQIIKAAALSPSDRVLEIGPGTGILTRQLLQQAQSVVAVEIDRDLCALLAKKLGSTANFLLLQGDFLTLDLEAHLAAFPQFQAPKKVVANIPYYITGPILEKLLGNIAEPAASPLESIVLLVQKEIADRLCAKPGSRTYGALSVRVQYLAACDFICDVPAKAFEPPPKVDSAVVRLRPRPTEPPAQDPKQLASLVTMGFATKRKMLRNNLKSVVDRDRLTQLLEQLNVNPQARAEDVSVAEWVALSNLLTPACAPTP is encoded by the coding sequence ATGGCACCTCCGACTCGAAAACAATTTGGTCAGCATTGGTTGCGGAGCGAAAAAGCCCTCAATCAAATCATTAAGGCTGCGGCTCTATCCCCAAGCGATCGCGTGCTGGAAATTGGCCCTGGCACAGGCATTTTAACGCGGCAATTACTACAACAAGCCCAGTCAGTTGTGGCGGTAGAAATTGACCGAGATTTATGTGCGCTATTAGCCAAGAAATTAGGCTCAACAGCCAACTTTTTACTGCTCCAAGGCGATTTTTTAACTCTTGACTTAGAGGCTCATTTAGCAGCTTTTCCCCAGTTTCAAGCTCCTAAAAAAGTCGTTGCCAATATTCCCTATTACATTACTGGCCCCATTCTAGAAAAGCTGTTAGGCAATATCGCTGAGCCTGCTGCCTCGCCTCTAGAGTCAATTGTGTTGTTGGTGCAAAAAGAAATTGCCGATCGCCTGTGCGCCAAACCCGGTTCTAGAACTTATGGCGCTTTGTCGGTGCGAGTGCAGTATTTAGCCGCGTGCGACTTCATTTGTGATGTCCCTGCCAAAGCATTTGAGCCGCCACCCAAGGTAGATTCGGCTGTGGTGCGCTTGCGCCCCCGACCCACAGAACCACCTGCCCAAGACCCCAAGCAACTCGCTAGTTTGGTCACAATGGGCTTTGCTACAAAGCGCAAGATGTTGCGAAATAATTTAAAAAGTGTAGTCGATCGCGATCGCCTGACTCAATTGCTGGAACAATTAAACGTGAACCCGCAAGCTCGCGCTGAAGATGTGAGCGTAGCTGAATGGGTGGCTTTAAGTAATTTGTTGACACCCGCATGCGCTCCTACTCCTTAA
- the ispE gene encoding 4-(cytidine 5'-diphospho)-2-C-methyl-D-erythritol kinase, with translation MRSYSLTAAAKINLHLEIIGDRPDGFHELAMVLQSVDLCDRIDLRPLSTDHIRVHCNHPEVPVDQRNLAYKAAALMAAEFPDTFAQYGGVEINIHKQIPVGAGLAGGSTNAAAVLVGLDLMWQLGLTQSELQELGARLGSDVPFCIVGGTMLATGRGEELAPLPDLNQLHVVLAKYRSLSVSTAWAYQTFRQQFGHTYVSNTQELETRRQRVHSGPMVAAIAHRNSTEIGQRLYNDLERVVLPAYPQVLRLREQFQQQGVLGTMMSGSGPTVFVLIESSAQAEQVRDRVKAAIADPDLELWTAPLTNTSIRIASSRPV, from the coding sequence ATGCGCTCCTACTCCTTAACTGCCGCAGCCAAAATCAATCTGCACCTAGAAATCATTGGCGATCGCCCAGATGGGTTCCATGAGTTGGCGATGGTGCTCCAAAGCGTTGACCTCTGCGATCGCATTGATTTGCGCCCACTTTCTACCGACCACATCCGAGTGCATTGCAACCATCCAGAAGTTCCTGTCGATCAGCGAAATTTAGCTTACAAAGCCGCAGCGCTGATGGCCGCAGAATTTCCTGACACCTTTGCTCAGTATGGTGGCGTAGAAATCAATATTCATAAACAAATTCCGGTCGGGGCTGGCTTGGCAGGGGGTTCAACCAATGCAGCAGCAGTGCTGGTCGGCTTAGACCTGATGTGGCAACTGGGCCTTACCCAGTCAGAACTACAAGAACTGGGAGCTCGCTTAGGCTCAGATGTGCCCTTTTGCATTGTCGGCGGCACCATGCTAGCGACAGGCCGTGGCGAAGAACTCGCGCCTCTACCAGACCTAAACCAGCTCCATGTAGTTCTGGCTAAGTACCGCAGCCTCTCGGTCTCTACCGCTTGGGCTTACCAAACCTTTCGGCAGCAGTTTGGCCACACTTACGTGTCTAACACTCAGGAGCTAGAAACTCGAAGACAGCGGGTGCACTCAGGCCCGATGGTAGCGGCGATCGCTCATCGCAACAGCACTGAGATTGGTCAACGCCTCTACAACGACCTAGAGCGGGTGGTGTTGCCAGCATATCCCCAAGTGTTGCGTTTACGAGAACAGTTTCAGCAGCAAGGTGTACTCGGTACGATGATGTCTGGTTCTGGCCCTACGGTTTTCGTGCTGATCGAATCATCCGCCCAAGCCGAACAAGTGCGAGATCGAGTAAAAGCGGCGATCGCAGACCCAGATCTAGAACTTTGGACAGCTCCACTCACCAACACCAGCATTCGGATTGCCTCTTCCCGCCCAGTTTAA
- a CDS encoding DUF3082 domain-containing protein: MANLTPPPKSNSDAEAQALPGPFRCLSGALIAGSLAFAGYKLTMSIAATFAAKPIHSDSTVVLNIASAVRTLVVGIVALGAGVFGFAALGLLALGVQVTLQRFSQPHPPADPS; encoded by the coding sequence ATGGCTAACCTCACGCCTCCTCCTAAGTCCAACTCAGATGCAGAAGCTCAAGCCCTTCCTGGCCCCTTCCGTTGTTTGAGCGGTGCTTTGATTGCAGGTAGCCTTGCCTTTGCTGGCTACAAACTCACGATGTCGATCGCTGCCACCTTTGCAGCCAAACCCATTCACTCCGATAGCACTGTCGTGCTCAATATTGCTTCCGCCGTCCGAACCCTAGTGGTTGGAATCGTAGCTTTAGGTGCAGGCGTATTTGGCTTCGCGGCTTTGGGTCTTTTGGCATTGGGTGTGCAAGTCACGCTCCAACGATTCAGCCAACCTCATCCTCCCGCCGATCCTTCCTAG
- a CDS encoding DUF2811 domain-containing protein, with protein MNATVSILAEIPEALHESLSYYLESHPDWDQDRVFAAALSLFLLQNGDGDRRAARVYLDTLFKHPV; from the coding sequence ATGAACGCAACCGTCAGCATCCTGGCAGAAATTCCTGAAGCCCTTCACGAATCTCTTTCCTACTACCTTGAATCCCATCCGGATTGGGATCAAGACCGTGTCTTTGCGGCAGCATTGTCGCTGTTTTTACTTCAAAACGGAGATGGCGATCGCCGAGCCGCCCGTGTGTATCTTGATACTTTATTTAAACATCCTGTTTAA
- a CDS encoding PHP domain-containing protein: MAVNPAPVAVSRPAAQNMPALRRVLATIRADSCPRSFNFHMHTVHSDGQLQPEDLIEQAIAIGLKGLAITDHHSVSGYRAAQQYLDDWKWRSSSVRGASTNACQSVPYLWTGVEINANLLGIEVHILGYAFDPTHPCLQPYLQHRAVQGNAYQAANAIGAIQKAGGLAVLAHPARYRRSPVELIQAAVHLGIDGVEAYYAYNNPNPWKPSPDQTQQVQTLADSYKLLRTCGTDTHGLNLLQRL; encoded by the coding sequence ATGGCGGTTAATCCTGCTCCGGTTGCTGTTTCTAGGCCAGCAGCGCAGAACATGCCAGCCCTCAGACGGGTCTTGGCAACAATTCGTGCCGATAGCTGTCCTCGCTCTTTCAATTTCCACATGCACACGGTTCATTCCGATGGTCAATTGCAACCGGAAGACTTGATTGAACAGGCGATCGCGATCGGTCTGAAAGGCTTAGCGATCACCGATCACCACAGTGTCAGCGGCTACCGAGCAGCTCAGCAATACTTAGATGACTGGAAGTGGCGCTCGAGCTCTGTCAGAGGCGCTAGCACTAATGCTTGCCAATCAGTGCCTTACCTATGGACAGGCGTGGAAATCAACGCGAATCTTTTAGGGATCGAAGTTCACATTCTGGGCTATGCCTTTGATCCCACCCACCCCTGCTTGCAGCCTTATCTGCAACACCGAGCGGTTCAGGGTAATGCTTATCAGGCAGCGAATGCCATCGGTGCAATTCAGAAGGCTGGGGGTTTAGCAGTGTTGGCCCACCCCGCTCGCTATCGGCGATCGCCCGTAGAGTTGATTCAAGCGGCGGTTCACTTAGGGATCGATGGCGTGGAAGCTTACTATGCCTACAACAACCCCAATCCTTGGAAACCAAGTCCTGACCAAACACAGCAAGTTCAGACGTTAGCTGACAGCTACAAGCTGCTGAGAACCTGTGGCACAGATACTCACGGTTTGAACTTATTACAGCGCTTGTAG